AGATCTgaaaagagagaaatcaagaagaaatGGCGAATTTAGGAGCATTATTAGCAGGAGGAGGAGATGATTTAGCTCGATCAATGAGTAGATCATCAATAGGAGGAAGTAGAAGAAGTTGGGCATCAACTAGTATGAGAGAAGCATGGAGCGGAGGAGGAGAACAACACCAACATCCAAGTCAAAGAAGACatcatcatgaagaagatgaagaggaattaGTATGGGCTGCTATTGAGAGATTACCGACTTATGATAGAGTTAGAAAATCTGTTTTATCATCGGTTATGGATAATGGTAGAATCCGTCATTCTGAAATTGATGTTGCTAAATTGGGGTTACAAGATAAGAAGCAGTTGATGGATAGTATACTTAAAGTTGTGGAAGAAGATAACGAAAAGTTTCTTCAGAGATTGAGGAATCGAATCGataggtttgtttcttcttcttttttgtcaatttaatttggattttcatgtttGTTTGTGCAGGACTAATTGATTCTTCTGGTTTTGTGATGATAGGGTTGGAATTGATATTCCTAAGATTGAAGTGCGATTTGAGAATTTGTCAGTGGAGGCTGATGCTTATCTTGCTAGTAGAGCACTTCCAACATTGTTCAATGCTACTTTGAATGCTTTTGaggtaatcttttttttttcttcaattttttactTTATAAATTGATAATGAGAATGGGAAATGCCATGTTATTTTCTTTATGAATAAAGATGTTGTTTGATTTTGCTGAGGTTTCAATTTCAGTATTGTCAATTGGCAATTTCAGTACTGTATTGTCAAATGAAATTGGGACTTGATGATTGTAGCATCTATTGAAAATAAACTATTTTCGGCTGTTGCTGTGGAATTGTTGGATCACATTAAGATGAAGATTTGCTGTTTTTCATGTATTAAGGAGATAACTAATGTTGTTTTCCAATGTCAATAGACGATTTTTGGTTTAATTCGATGTGCGCCATCCAAgaagcaagtgaacaagatactTCGTGGATTGAATGGAGTCGTAAAACCTTCCAGGTGTGTCATCAAGTTGTAGGGTATTCACAGGGTCAATTTAGCATACATGATACTACATGTGTTGTCCAATGCCAGGATGGCTTGTGCAAATTGTGTTATTCATGCTCTCTATTTTTTGGTTCCAGGTTGACATTGCTACTTGGACCTCCGACCTCAGGAAAAACTACATTCTTGCAAGCACTTGCAGGAAAGCTTGATAAAAGTCTACGGGTCTCTTTTCTTTCTATTGCTTATACATGTACCCCCTCTCTTGCATGTGTAATTAGTGTCGTTCATACATGTCTAACGGTGTATTTGTGCCTTCTACAGGTAACTGGAAAAGTCACCTACTGTGGACATGAATTCTCAGAATTCATCCCTCAAAGGACCTCCGCATATATTAGTCAGCACGACCTTCACAATGCACAGATGACAGTAAGGGAAACATTGGATTTTTCCGGACGCTGCTTAGGAGTTGGCACCAGATTCGACATGTTGGCAGAGTTGTCAAGACGAGAAAAAGAGGCAGGAATAAAGCCAGATCCTGAGATCGACGCATTCATGAAGGCGACAGCCATAGAAGGACAAGAAAGCAGTTTAGTGACAGATTATGTTCTTAAGGTTCATTCTCTCTATTCAAGCAGTTGCCTATTTTCCTCCATCTATTGATAAGTTAGTTTTGACAAAATCTAACTTTAAAACCTTCTTTTGCTTCCTAATAGATACTTGGGCTCGATATTTGTGCTGATATTATGGTGGGTGGTGCCATGGCAAGGGGTATATCCGGTGGGCAAAAAAAGCGTGTGACAACTGGTACGTGTATAGCACAGAAGTAGTGTTCAGATACTTGGTGTAGTTACTACTTGGAGGTTATAACtatctgtttttttttatcttgaatgcaggAGAGATGTTGGTCGGTCCAGCAAAAGCTCTCTTCATGGATGAAATATCAACTGGGCTAGACAGTTCAACCACCTTTCAGATTATTAAGTTTATGAAACAAATGGTACATGTGATGGATGTGACTATGATCATATCTCTCTTGCAACCTGCTCCAGAAACATTTGATCTCTTTGATGACATTATCCTACTTTCGGAGGGTGAGATTATCTACCAAGGACCCCGTGAAAATGTTCTTGACTTCTTTGAAAGCATGGGATTCAAATGCCCCGAAAGGAAAGGAGTAGCAGATTTTCTGCAAGAGGTAACTTCAAAGAAGGACCAAGAGCAATATTGGTACAATAAGAATGAGCCTTACAGATACATCTCAGTATCTGAGTTTGTGCACTCCTTCAAAAGCTTCCACATAGGTCAACAACTTACAGAGGAACTCAAAATTCCTTATGACAAATCGAGAGCCCATCCTGCTGCATTAGTAAAGACCAAGTATGGTATCTCCAACAGGGAACTCTTTAAGGCATGCTTCTCGAGGGAATGGTTGTTGATGAAGCGCAGCTCTTTCCTGTACATTTTCAAAACTTGCCAGATAACATTTATGTCAATCATCACATTAACTGTGTTCTTGAGAACAGAGATGACTCCTGGTACAATAGCTGGAGGAGGGAAGTATCTTGGAGCCCTGTTTTTCAGTCTGATTCAAGTGATGTTTAATGGGATGGCTGAGCTTGCTATGACTGTATTCGGGCTGCCTGTGTTCTATAAGCAGAGAGATTTTCTGTTTTATCCTGCATGGGCTTATGCTTTGCCAATCTGGATCCTCAGGATTCCTCTCTCCTTTATGGAATCTGCAATATGGATCATTCTTACGTACTACACAATTGGGTTTGCACCTGCAGCCAGTAGGTAGGCACATTTTCTTTCTCACTATGTAATGGTTACATGATCCTCTAAAAGGGTTTCGTTCTTACTTGTTTGACTCCTTTATAACTTTTGCAGATTCTTCCGACAGTTCTTGACGTTTTTTGGTATCCATCAGATGGCTTTATCACTTTTCCGTTTCATAGCAGCACTTGGACGAACCACAGTGGTTGCAAATACACTCGGTACCTTTACCTTGCTGTTGGTTTTTGTGCTTGGAGGATACATTGTTTCCAAAGGTGAGGGATTGTCATATGAAAATGTGTCTGTAGTTGCAGTCTTCATTAGTTGGTTACTTAAGGCTACTTGTTTGTTATGAACCTAAGCAAAAATGGCTTGCTAACTTCTTTTTCAGACGATCTTCAGCCATGGATGAGTTGGGGATACTATGTTTCTCCAATGATGTACGGCCAAAATGCCATTGCCATTAACGAATTTCTTGATGAAAGATGGGACAAGGTATGATTACTCTTAAATGACGATTCCTTCTCTACCACATGCAATAATTTTTTCACTATTTGATTAGCGATTTACCTTCTGTGTTTTCTCGCAAACAGTCATTACCTAGACtataaccgtttttttttctcttatacAGCCTCTACCCGGAGCTGATCCCGTCACTGGTCAATCGACGGTAGGAAAGGTTCTTCTGAAATCCAGAGGATTATTTTTGACAGACAACTGGTTTTGGATTTGTGTTGGGGCACTCTTTGCGTTTTCTGTTCTCTTCAACGTTCTTTTCATGCTTGCACTTACTTATTTAAGCCGTAAGCCctcttttatttttctaatctAGGTTCTATTCTCATGTCAGGACATTAAGTCAATTTGCTAACTACTAGTGCTGAAATTGGAAATGCAGCTTTTGGTGAGTCTAAAGCTTTGATTGCGGATGAGGATGACAGTAAGAAGTCGAAGAACATCCGGTTACAGGAGATTAGTGGATCAAATGCAACAGAACCAAAAAGAGGAATGGTTCTACCTTTCCAGCCTCTTTCACTTTCGTTCAACCATGTGAATTACTATGTTGATATGCCTGCTGTGAGTCACTTACCAAACAAAGATCTTGCTTTGTGTTATGTTTTTTGTCGTAGTTTCAAAGTGCGCCTGTCTAATTGTGATTATCCTATTAATCAGGAAATGAAGTCCCAAGGAATTGAAGAAACTCGTCTCCAGTTGTTAAGAGATGTTAGCGGGGCTTTCAGACCAGGAGTATTGACAGCATTAGTTGGTGTTAGCGGTGCTGGAAAAACTACCTTGATGGATGTTCTAGCAGGAAGGAAAACTGGAGGGTACATTGAAGGAGAAATTAACATATCTGGATATCCAAAGAACCAAGCAACATTTGCTCGAGTTAGTGGTTACTGTGAACAAAATGATATTCATTCACCTCATGTCACAGTTTACGAATCTCTTTTGTACTCAGCCTGGCTTCGTCTCTCTGCTGATGTTAAGAAGGAGACGCGAAAGGTATGTGTTCAGCATAAATCATCTTTTAACATTCTTTCTTTGAGAAATCACATTTGTTTATTAGAATTAAAGATGAGTGTCTGGGGAGGTTATATTTTGCATTACTCATTAGCAAATATGGATTTGAATTTTTGAGaatcttattgattttcctttttttctctGGTCGTATTTTAGATGTTCGTTGACGAGGTTATGGACTTGGTTGAGCTTCATCCGCTGAGCAATTCTCTAGTTGGTATGCCTGGAGAAGACGGTCTTTCAACTGAACAGAGAAAGAGACTTACCATAGCCGTAGAGTTGGTTGCTAATCCATCAATCATTTTCATGGATGAGCCAACATCAGGTCTTGATGCTAGGGCTGCCGCAATTGTCATGCGAACCGTGAGAAACACAGTAGATACAGGGAGAACGGTTGTCTGCACTATTCATCAACCTAGTATTGATATCTTTGAAGCTTTTGATGAGGTCTGATTCATGTTTTTGTAGAATTTCTGTTGCAATCATCATTGTTGCTTCTCAGGATCTGCTTCTAATTCGATAGGGTTTGCTTGCAGCTTTTATTGATGAAAAGAGGAGGGCAAGTCACATATGCTGGATCACTTGGTGCTCGTTCTCACAAGCTTGTAGAATACTTTCAGGTGAGCGTTCACTTCAGCATTTAAATTCCGCCgataacatataaagagttgAAGAGTTCTTAATTTCCAATGTGTGAAGAATTTTAATCATTACGATGTTGGTAACTTTTTGCAGTCTGTTCCCGGTGTTGCAAAGATTAGAGATGGATATAATCCTGCTACATGGATGCTTGATGTTAGTTCTGCTTCTGTGGAGGCTCAGCTAGACGTAGATTTTGCTGAAGTTTATGCTAATTCCATCCTCTATCAGTAAGTAAATTTGGATCATAGGTTTGGTTGCTTATAAATCACTTACGATAGCAGCTTTCTTTACATACTCAATCTTCTACTTATCCCCTTCAGGAGAAACCAAGAAGTTATCAAAGAGTTAAGCACTCCTGCACCAGGTTCCCAAGACCTTCATTTCCCCACCGAGTACTCCCAAGATTTTCTGACTCAATGCAAAGCGTGTTTCTGGAAACAACATTGGTCATATTGGAGGAATCCTAAATACAATGCAATCCGATTGTTCACAACTACAGTCATTGGAATTCTATTTGGTGTAATCTTTTGGGACAAAGGAGACAAAACGTAAGCCTTTTATTTCCTATCCAAAGATGAGGAGTATTGCACTTATTACTAAAGCATCTTGTGCATATATCTCATTGGGGCTcatttttttcattatatgtTACAGCTCTAAACAACAAGACCTGCAGAATTTGCTTGGAGCTATGTATTCTGCTACTCTTTTCCTTGGAGCGGGTAACGCTGCTTCTGTGCAGGCTATTGTTGCGGTTGAGAGAACAGTATTCTACCGTGAAAAAGCTGCGGGAATGTACTCCGCATTGCCCTACGCATTTGCACAGGTAAAAGCGTGTACTTCATTCTTGGTTGGAGTTTATTTTGAATGACATACTGAATATAAGGGAATGAATTAATCTTATCATCCTTTGCAGGTGGCCATCGAGGTGATTTATGTCTTTGTCCAGACCTTGGTGTACTCTCTTATCCTTTTCTCTATGATTGGGTTCCCTTGGGGCGTAGCCAAGTTCTTGTACTTCTTCTACTTCATGTTCATGTGCTTTATCTACTTTACATTGTACGGCATGATGTGCGTAGCGCTGACTCCATCCCCCCAAATTGCTTCCATCGCTATGTCCTTCTTCTTAAGTTTATGGAATTTGTTCTCTGGTTTTCTCCTCCCTAGGCCGGTATGTGATCTTTGACTTCTCCCATGATACACCTATTATTACCTTGAGCTTTTAAAGCAAGTGTTAATTGAAGCATCCTCGGAAAACAGTATACTTCATATTTAAGTCTGACGGTTAAATTGGCATTTGCAGCAAATTCCCATATGGTGGAGGTGGTACTACTGGGGTTCACCTGTTGCTTGGACTCTTTACGGTCTAGTGGCATCTCAGGTTGGTGACAAGACCAATGAATTGCTGGTTCCCGGGTTGTTAGTCAATCCAACAGTAAAAAGTTTCCTGAaggatattttcggttttgaatacGACTTCCTTAAGTGGGTTGTCTTAGCTCATATCGGGTTTGTTGTTGCCTTTTTCTTTGTCTTTGCTTATGGAATCAAGAACTTCAACTTCCAAAGAAGATGATAAATGAATACTCTGATTTTCCATCGTTACATAGATTCCAACATTTGTGAGTAGATTGATTAGTACCTATAGGAGAAAGTATCCAAGTGTAAATTAAAGTTAAGAGGGAGAGGAAGTTGCATATATATGTAGCTTTCCATGTTTTTTGTTTTACAAGTTGATCTTTTTTTAATACCAATTCGTAATTACTGTAAATGGAAGGTTCAAAACATGAAAATTCAATTCAATCCAAATGATGTTCTGAATGTTGTTATGGTGCATAACCTTATATCTTGCATTCTGAAACTTCTGATGCCCTTGTTCATTCAGATGTTGGCAGCACAATGATAACTATGTGCAATATAACGGCATAAACTGCAAAGCCGGATGTAATAACCTTAGATAGACAATGCTttttcctatggaatgaacaaacctggagtttgttcattttgctcccactatagaATGAACAAACAtagaaaatggatgttcaaaacaacagatttgttggtttgaacatcgagTCGGAACAACCAGCGCGCGTCTGTTGTGAAGACGCGCGATCGTGCCATTGACGCTGGCGCTCGAATGAATGTCGACGATGTTAGAATGAATGTCGCCGCTCACATATTTTCTCTCTAAAACTTGATTATTATAATtatggtttatttttattatttattttattagttaaataatGTGTGGGACCaaattcttattagtttatataaataaaatgatTAGTGGGACCCAACTCTTACTAATTTATGTTAATAAAATCAATAGTGGGACCCTAAAATATCAGATTTATTCATTTTGCCTTGTTTCCCATAGTGGAGAAtgcagtttgttcatccacgtggctcaacaaaacaATAAATTTGTTGATTGCCTAAGGAATTGGCCTTATCTAGCAGCAAAAATACAAGCTATATCAGGAATAGGGTACTTGTAGTGGAGAATGGACATGACTGGCATTTCAAGTGACATAAAGCTTTCAGCAGCTTAATATAATACTAGGAGTAGAAACGGAATGGATTCCATAGGCCCATAGCTACAACTTCCAGGTACGACAACACAAGAACCATAAACTAACTGCCAAGAAATGTCACTACCAACAAGCTAGCAAAACACCATCAGGCCGGCGCCAACCTAAAACCCTCCTGCAACTTCATTTTCTGATAATGGTGGTTTACTGGTTCAATATTTAGTTAGGCAGCACGTAGAAAATGCGTTGTCGTGCACCTGTGGACTGACCTAGACGGGCTGGTAGTGATAGATTATGAGTTATTGCCAATTAAATTGAGTGGTTCGTATTTTAATATCCTACCATGCACGGTGCACCCAAATTATTCATTTGAAGAAGTCGTTCTTTCCAGGCCGTCTCTGGACGGCATAATCATCAATCAGAGTTATTTAGACTTTTTATGAACGTGAATTCTCAAAAAGCCACCATTTATATCCATAAGTATCGTTTCAGACTTCACTACTTGAGACTAGACACTTGTCTTCTTCTTTTGGAtcgttttttctttttccaactTTGACAGAAGGTGACATAGAAAACATTTTCATAACAGATGGAAGTTTAGAATATCAGTATCCAACAATCCTGATTATCACATTATTATCATCGAGTCATATGTATGAATAGTAATACTCGTGAGAAGAGCAGTATCCGACGTAAAACCATAGGGTTGCCGGTCAGGCAACAGAAGAATAATTACAATGTCCCTAGTTGATGAACCATATATTACTCCCTGAGTTGATCATTAGCCAATGGCAAAATCCGGTAAGTATAATGAAACGTTACACTAATTTGTGTTACTATTGCATTCAATATAAAGTATTGCAGTACAGTGCTGTAAATCTCTGTAAAatgattttttgattttgaaaatttgCTCCTGAAagtacattacaaaagttaaagtgtTCGTGCTTCTTTTCAACCGGGCTTCTCACCGGCACAGCAATTGGATAGAGAGATGCCTTGCTTAGCTCACCTGTGTACCAAAAATGGAGGGAAATCGTTGAACCTCAGTTCCTGAGATCTTCAGAGTTGTTTATAATGAGATCAGAGAACATAAAAACCTTCTCCTGATCAGTTTTTGTGTAGATTTTTCTTGTCAGTTTACAATTAATTGGATCTAAGCAAGATAACTTATTTTTTCTGCCGCGGAGCTGTATAGGGGGAGGAGAAGGAGATGAATTAGCAAAATAATTCCGATGGATTCCAAATacctgaagaagatgatgatgaagaggaatTAAAATGTGCAGCAATTGAAAGATTACCAACTTATGATAAAGTTAGGCAATCAGTTCTTTCTCAAGTTACTGTCCCTGAGGATGACGTTGGATTTCGAAGATAAGGAATTATTGAGGGAGAGTATACTTAAAATTGTTGAAGAGGACAGTGAAAAGTTCCTTCGTAGACTTAAAGATCGAGTCGACAGGTTCGTTACTGTCTATCAGATTTCTGTAGTTTAATTTGTTTGCGGGATACTGattgattttggttttgttgataCTAGGGTTGGAATTGATATTCCAAAAACTGAAGTGCGATTTGAGAATCTACCAGTGGAAGGGGATGCGTTTGTTGCTAGTAGAGAACTTCCGACTTTGTTCAATGCTTCATTGAATGCTATGGAGGTACTTTTATGTTTCAACTTTCTGTCAAGAATAGTTATTATTTAAGACTTTAGGTAATGTGCCCACAAAATTGCAATTCTGTTTGGATTAAGAATACAGATTTCGAGTTTTATCCGGGTAGTCGAGGTTTCAGTATGATTGTCAAAGTGAAATGTTTGGGAATTTTGGTGTGGTGGCTGGCATTTGGAATTTTGACAGGTTCTATAGTGTTTCTGTATTGCTTGCGGAGAATGTCTTTTGTGGATGATTAACTTAAAAAACCATCTATGAAACATGAGGTCTTACTATAAGCTGATTGACAACTAATTCTGTTTCTGCGTATTGTCTTCTTATTCTTTATAGATGCTTCTTGGTTTCGTACGATGTTCACCATCCAAGAAATCAGTTAACAAGATACTTCGTGATGCTAGTGGAATTGTAAAACCTTCAAGGTGTGTCCTCAAGTTTCAGAATGTGGTTTTCATGTGCTCTATTCACCAAAAACATTATATGCCTTTGAAAGATAGAGGGGAAAATAAGGCCTTGGTGGCTTGAGTGGAAAGTGTTTTTTATGCTCTCTGTATTCTGACTTCAGATTGACGTTGCTACTTGGACCTCCAGCCTCAGGGAAAACAACGTTTCTGCAAGCACTTGCGGGGAAGCTTGATACTAACTTACGGGTCTATACCTATCTTTATATCACTTGTGTATGTGTATTGTGCTGTTCATGCATATCTAATGTTGTTTGTGCATTCAACAGGTAACTGGAAAAATCACCTACTGCGGTCACAAATTCAAGGAATTCATTCAACAGGTAACTGGAAAAATCACCTACTGCGGTCACAAATTCACTATGCGCAGATGACTGTCAGGGAAACCTTGGATTTCGCTGGACGCTGCTTAGGAGTCGGAACCAGATATGATACCTTAGCAAAGTTGTCAAGATTAGAAAAGGAGGCAGGAATAACACCAGATCCTGAGATCGATGCATTCATGAAGGCAATTGCCATAGAAGGCCAAGAAAGCAGTATGGTTACGGATTGTG
This portion of the Papaver somniferum cultivar HN1 chromosome 11, ASM357369v1, whole genome shotgun sequence genome encodes:
- the LOC113322854 gene encoding pleiotropic drug resistance protein 2-like isoform X2 — protein: MANLGALLAGGGDDLARSMSRSSIGGSRRSWASTSMREAWSGGGEQHQHPSQRRHHHEEDEEELVWAAIERLPTYDRVRKSVLSSVMDNGRIRHSEIDVAKLGLQDKKQLMDSILKVVEEDNEKFLQRLRNRIDRVGIDIPKIEVRFENLSVEADAYLASRALPTLFNATLNAFETIFGLIRCAPSKKQVNKILRGLNGVVKPSRLTLLLGPPTSGKTTFLQALAGKLDKSLRVTGKVTYCGHEFSEFIPQRTSAYISQHDLHNAQMTVRETLDFSGRCLGVGTRFDMLAELSRREKEAGIKPDPEIDAFMKATAIEGQESSLVTDYVLKILGLDICADIMVGGAMARGISGGQKKRVTTGEMLVGPAKALFMDEISTGLDSSTTFQIIKFMKQMVHVMDVTMIISLLQPAPETFDLFDDIILLSEGEIIYQGPRENVLDFFESMGFKCPERKGVADFLQEVTSKKDQEQYWYNKNEPYRYISVSEFVHSFKSFHIGQQLTEELKIPYDKSRAHPAALVKTKYGISNRELFKACFSREWLLMKRSSFLYIFKTCQITFMSIITLTVFLRTEMTPGTIAGGGKYLGALFFSLIQVMFNGMAELAMTVFGLPVFYKQRDFLFYPAWAYALPIWILRIPLSFMESAIWIILTYYTIGFAPAASRFFRQFLTFFGIHQMALSLFRFIAALGRTTVVANTLGTFTLLLVFVLGGYIVSKDDLQPWMSWGYYVSPMMYGQNAIAINEFLDERWDKPLPGADPVTGQSTVGKVLLKSRGLFLTDNWFWICVGALFAFSVLFNVLFMLALTYLSPFGESKALIADEDDSKKSKNIRLQEISGSNATEPKRGMVLPFQPLSLSFNHVNYYVDMPAEMKSQGIEETRLQLLRDVSGAFRPGVLTALVGVSGAGKTTLMDVLAGRKTGGYIEGEINISGYPKNQATFARVSGYCEQNDIHSPHVTVYESLLYSAWLRLSADVKKETRKMFVDEVMDLVELHPLSNSLVGMPGEDGLSTEQRKRLTIAVELVANPSIIFMDEPTSGLDARAAAIVMRTVRNTVDTGRTVVCTIHQPSIDIFEAFDELLLMKRGGQVTYAGSLGARSHKLVEYFQSVPGVAKIRDGYNPATWMLDVSSASVEAQLDVDFAEVYANSILYQRNQEVIKELSTPAPGSQDLHFPTEYSQDFLTQCKACFWKQHWSYWRNPKYNAIRLFTTTVIGILFGVIFWDKGDKTSKQQDLQNLLGAMYSATLFLGAGNAASVQAIVAVERTVFYREKAAGMYSALPYAFAQVAIEVIYVFVQTLVYSLILFSMIGFPWGVAKFLYFFYFMFMCFIYFTLYGMMCVALTPSPQIASIAMSFFLSLWNLFSGFLLPRPQIPIWWRWYYWGSPVAWTLYGLVASQVGDKTNELLVPGLLVNPTVKSFLKDIFGFEYDFLKWVVLAHIGFVVAFFFVFAYGIKNFNFQRR
- the LOC113322854 gene encoding pleiotropic drug resistance protein 2-like isoform X1; its protein translation is MANLGALLAGGGDDLARSMSRSSIGGSRRSWASTSMREAWSGGGEQHQHPSQRRHHHEEDEEELVWAAIERLPTYDRVRKSVLSSVMDNGRIRHSEIDVAKLGLQDKKQLMDSILKVVEEDNEKFLQRLRNRIDRVGIDIPKIEVRFENLSVEADAYLASRALPTLFNATLNAFETIFGLIRCAPSKKQVNKILRGLNGVVKPSRLTLLLGPPTSGKTTFLQALAGKLDKSLRVSFLSIAYTCTPSLACVISVVHTCLTVYLCLLQVTGKVTYCGHEFSEFIPQRTSAYISQHDLHNAQMTVRETLDFSGRCLGVGTRFDMLAELSRREKEAGIKPDPEIDAFMKATAIEGQESSLVTDYVLKILGLDICADIMVGGAMARGISGGQKKRVTTGEMLVGPAKALFMDEISTGLDSSTTFQIIKFMKQMVHVMDVTMIISLLQPAPETFDLFDDIILLSEGEIIYQGPRENVLDFFESMGFKCPERKGVADFLQEVTSKKDQEQYWYNKNEPYRYISVSEFVHSFKSFHIGQQLTEELKIPYDKSRAHPAALVKTKYGISNRELFKACFSREWLLMKRSSFLYIFKTCQITFMSIITLTVFLRTEMTPGTIAGGGKYLGALFFSLIQVMFNGMAELAMTVFGLPVFYKQRDFLFYPAWAYALPIWILRIPLSFMESAIWIILTYYTIGFAPAASRFFRQFLTFFGIHQMALSLFRFIAALGRTTVVANTLGTFTLLLVFVLGGYIVSKDDLQPWMSWGYYVSPMMYGQNAIAINEFLDERWDKPLPGADPVTGQSTVGKVLLKSRGLFLTDNWFWICVGALFAFSVLFNVLFMLALTYLSPFGESKALIADEDDSKKSKNIRLQEISGSNATEPKRGMVLPFQPLSLSFNHVNYYVDMPAEMKSQGIEETRLQLLRDVSGAFRPGVLTALVGVSGAGKTTLMDVLAGRKTGGYIEGEINISGYPKNQATFARVSGYCEQNDIHSPHVTVYESLLYSAWLRLSADVKKETRKMFVDEVMDLVELHPLSNSLVGMPGEDGLSTEQRKRLTIAVELVANPSIIFMDEPTSGLDARAAAIVMRTVRNTVDTGRTVVCTIHQPSIDIFEAFDELLLMKRGGQVTYAGSLGARSHKLVEYFQSVPGVAKIRDGYNPATWMLDVSSASVEAQLDVDFAEVYANSILYQRNQEVIKELSTPAPGSQDLHFPTEYSQDFLTQCKACFWKQHWSYWRNPKYNAIRLFTTTVIGILFGVIFWDKGDKTSKQQDLQNLLGAMYSATLFLGAGNAASVQAIVAVERTVFYREKAAGMYSALPYAFAQVAIEVIYVFVQTLVYSLILFSMIGFPWGVAKFLYFFYFMFMCFIYFTLYGMMCVALTPSPQIASIAMSFFLSLWNLFSGFLLPRPQIPIWWRWYYWGSPVAWTLYGLVASQVGDKTNELLVPGLLVNPTVKSFLKDIFGFEYDFLKWVVLAHIGFVVAFFFVFAYGIKNFNFQRR